Genomic DNA from Modestobacter versicolor:
GCCTGTCCGACGTCAGCGTGACGGCTGACAGCCGCGAGTACTCGTGCGCCGAGCTCTGTGGGCCCACCCCGGTGATGGTGAGGTGCGGCGCGCCATGTCAGTTGGCCGACAGCTGGTGGTGTGTATCCGCAATATCGACCCCACCGGAGCGGATGTCGAAGAGCTGCTCGCCGTCCCCGGGGACCGGGTCGGGCAGGTCGACGACGTCCATGACCTCGGGGCCGCCGAAGCGGGTGATCTGCACAGCACGCATGCACGGGGGCTATGGCCCGGCCGACGACAGCACCGTTACAGGTCCGCGGACGCGGCTCACGGTCGCGTCATGCTGCGGCGGTCACGAGCAGGTGTTCGCCTGGGGCAGGCCGGCGAGCCGGTCCTTCGTCCACTGCTCGAGGTCGGCGTTCAGCGGCGAGTCGGGCTCGAGCACGCCCATGTGGTTCCTCCCCGCGTACGTCGTGTACTGCAGCGGCCGTCCGGCGGCACACAGCCGGGCCACGTAGTCGTCCTGCAGCCGGGCGACGATGACCTCGTCGGCGGTGCCCTGGCCGATGAACAGAGGTGCGGGCCAGGGGCCCAACGGCACGTTCTCCCGCAGCCGTCGGCCGACCGCCCCGGTCGCCGGATCGGCACGGAGGATGGGCGTGTCCCGGGAGACCGCAACGCCGGTGAGGACGGTGAGGATCGTGCCGGGGTCGCCGGTGCACCGGGCGGCCGCCTCCTCGACCAGCGTCCGCGCCGCCGGGTTGACGTCGTCCAGCGAGATGTCGGGGTAGGTCCAGCTGTACGCGGCGAGCACGAAGGAGATGCCCAGGCTGGCGCCCAGGGCACCGGGGTGGGAGGTGACGAGCTCGGCCAGCGCCAGCGGGTCGCTCGCGGCCGACAGCGCCGCTGTCCCGACGACGTCGACGTCGGGTGCGTACGTCGGGGCGAGCTGTCCGGCCCAGAGCGCGGCGTGCCCGCCCTGGGAGTGCCCCCAGACCACCGTCTCGGGCGCGAGGTAGAGGCCGTCGAGTTGGTGCGCGGCCCGCACGGAGTCCAGGACCGAGCGGCCCTCGCCCTGCCCGATCAGGTAGGGGAAGTCCCCCTCCGTCCCCTGGCCGATGTAGTCGGTGGCGACCATCCCCCACCCGTTGCGGGCCAGGGCGTCCATGGCCGGCATGCCCTCGGGGGTGATGGCGTAGCGCCCCAGACTGGGCGCGCAGGCCCGCGCAACGCCGACCGTGCCGTGGGCCCAGGCGATCAGGGGGACGGGCTTCCCCGCGGACTCGGCGGGAACGGCGACCACGCCGCTCGCCAGGCCGGGGACGCCGTCGTCGGCGGTGGTCGTGTAGAGGATGCGGTGGGCCACCAGGCCCTGCGGCAGCTCGCCGTCGTAGGGCTCCGCGCGGAGCAGCTGTCCGGGCTCGTCGGGGACGTCGTCGGGTGCGTCGTAGAAGCCGTCGAGCACCGGGAGGCCCCGC
This window encodes:
- a CDS encoding Zn-dependent oxidoreductase, which produces MRAVQITRFGGPEVMDVVDLPDPVPGDGEQLFDIRSGGVDIADTHHQLSAN
- a CDS encoding lipase family protein, whose amino-acid sequence is MPAETPYRRLGHRVRALPGLLARAPWWVLVTIGAVTTALGALLAVRPLSSLTVLGIYTGISCVVSGLGDLVARHADRGKLSLLTGVGWVLAGVAVLAWLGRSLQLLGPFVAGLLVVSGAVRLLDLRRGSARERLIGGAFGLSEIAFGAVAWVWPDATLLVIALLFGVRTAGFGLSLLWRGARAARHPSSATADAAPRRTRSPVLRWGAAAGVLLVAGTTLVVSEQFRRGLPVLDGFYDAPDDVPDEPGQLLRAEPYDGELPQGLVAHRILYTTTADDGVPGLASGVVAVPAESAGKPVPLIAWAHGTVGVARACAPSLGRYAITPEGMPAMDALARNGWGMVATDYIGQGTEGDFPYLIGQGEGRSVLDSVRAAHQLDGLYLAPETVVWGHSQGGHAALWAGQLAPTYAPDVDVVGTAALSAASDPLALAELVTSHPGALGASLGISFVLAAYSWTYPDISLDDVNPAARTLVEEAAARCTGDPGTILTVLTGVAVSRDTPILRADPATGAVGRRLRENVPLGPWPAPLFIGQGTADEVIVARLQDDYVARLCAAGRPLQYTTYAGRNHMGVLEPDSPLNADLEQWTKDRLAGLPQANTCS